Below is a window of Zerene cesonia ecotype Mississippi chromosome 18, Zerene_cesonia_1.1, whole genome shotgun sequence DNA.
ttaataaaattgattctgATTGAACTAACTAATTTACAATGAATCtgttctgtatttttttcataattttttgaagctactttataaaaatgtaaaaaaaaaacgaataatgTGTGGATCCTGTTTCATTCACTTAACTCGAGTTGCTTAACTCGAATTCAAGTCGAGTTACGAGAATTTCAACTCAGTAAAATTATGGGGTTGGCACATCACTAGAccacttataaatttttttatgatcatGACAGCAGGATATGATGTCATCATTTACATAATCTTTTCTTCTTCTAACTATCACAGTTAGAGAGGGAGAGCATAAACCATTTCCGGAACGTTACGCGATAGCGCGAACAGTTTCTAACCAATCATagtacatttttcaaaattgttcTAGCGTCGTTGACGCTTTTGCTGCGTTGCTTGTTGATGTTATGTCGGTTTGTTTAGtttcgtaaatattattttctcatatttttaaacgtatatttaaaaaatcgtgtggctattatataaaaaagggaTTTCACTAAGTATCTGAATCAATTTAAATcactaaaaatgaaaatgttcaaaatgCTCATTTTTTCGTCGCGTGTGGCAAAGtgataattttagaaattcaaAAGCAAAAgttgaaagttatttaaatcaagATGTCTACTAGAAGTGGTCGTGTAAGATCCAGTATAGCAGACTCAAGTCCATCACGAACTCGAAAAGTTGCATCGCCGTCGCGATCTCCCGCCAGAAATCGAAAAAGTTCCACCGAGCGGAATACCGTTCGCCAGTCGCCTTCAAGGAAATCTCCAAGTAGAAAACCAGTATCTAAATATCCTGCTCGTAAATCACCTTCACGTACAGTTAAAGATAAGGATGCAAAAGAGGAATTAATTCCTAAATCACCAGGTAAACGGCCAGCTATAAGTTCTAATATCGAAGTTAAGTTAGAAGACTTTTCagcaaaatttgaaatatatcgGAGTACTAGATCTAAACGCACGGAATACTCAATCAAAGATATTTCTAGTACGACTCAATTAATTGAACAGGAAAACATTAATGGGACTGATAGTATTGACTCTACTAGTGATTATGGTATAAGAAACAGGCGATCCGTTGAAAATATTGTGCCACGACGCTCCAGTAGGTTGAAGGATTTTGTTGAAAACATCCCAGATATAAGGAGAAGTTTGAGTAAGTCAGTCAGTAAGTCGATTAGCAAGTCCATCAGTAAATCAATCGACACATATTCGGATGACGAAATTTCTGAACTAGCACCCATAAGGGAGAAATCATCATCAGTTACAAGGAAATTATCTACCCCGGTACCAAGCAATCTAGCATTGACACAATTCAGTAACAAGTTTGAGTTTGGTGGAAAAGTTGGATCTGTATTATTCTTGTTAGTGCTACCTGTAACAGTATTGGCAATATTATTAGCTTGCTCAAAATCTTGTTCGCACAATGTCTTCTTAGGATTGTCACAGTATAAATCAGTGTCAACCTGGTTTAGTGCACAGTCATTCAATGTTGTAGTCGGCCAGTATTTTCTGCAAgcttctattttatttctccCTATATTAGGAAAAAGGCAAATTGATGATACTGGTAGAAGATTTTGCTTTAATGCATTATTCTCCTGTATTGTGACGTTAAATGTCTTATTTTTGTTGGATTACTACAAAATCATTGGTGGTTATGTTATTCTAGATTCATACTTACAATTGggtattatatcatattttatagctgttttattatcagtaatcttattcataaaaagcTGGAAAATTGATGAGAATAGTTTAAATCCATATGGCAAGACTGGTTTTGCATTGTATGACTTTTTTATGGGTAGGGAAATTCATCCACAAGTACATagatttaacataaaactatgGTCATACAGAGTCTGCAATATCAGCACTGTAAGTATCTATGGGTATTTATCTATGTCATTTGAATTATGATCTATTTTTAGcaaattgaatttgatttgaactcattaaaattttattttcagcttGTTTTATTACTACTTCTATTCACTCATAGTTTCTACATTGATGATAAGGATCTGGAAAATATCTCTCTCAAGAACTACCAAGAATTAATAAGAATAGTCCATTGGAAGCCTACTGTATTACTATTTACAATGATGCAGATCATATACactcttaattttattgtaaaggaATATAGAgttatatacacattttattgGCAATATGAAGGATTGGGTTACATGCAACTTGTGGGAAGTGCTTTGTATCCATTCTATTTCACTACAATATCTAAATATGTGGTAGATTCAGAGATGATACTTCaaacaaatactttaatagctgcatctgttatatttttgctGGGATTTATAGTAATGCTTATCAGTAACAATATAAAGTATGAATTCAGGAAAAACCCCCTGCAGCCAAGTATGGCACGTAAGTAAATTTCTTGTTTTCCTGCTTGTTCTAGTTCattgttaatttaagtttttgtacACAAAGGTTTCTTAATATGTATACTAATTATTCACAAATTCATTTAacatctatataaattaaaatcatatcaataagagtaatattaatctaattttaattctCGTTTTATACTAACGCCATCTCTTGAAAATTGGTCAACTGCAACCGGAAAAGTGTAAATCTAGACTACTATGTGGCCCTAACACAATCGCGAGTATAGCGAAGCGAAGAATGTACACGAATGTGAATGATCCATGTAAGattaaacgcaatttaaatACCTAATGCTAACCACCAACTTTCTTTTCAGACCTGGACTCTATGCCAACATTCCACGGTAAGAAATTACTTGTGTCCAACTTGTGGGGGATCGTCCGCCATCCGAATTATACGGGCGATATTTTGATACATATCGCTCTGGCTTTGCCGGGTATTTTGTCGTCGCGAGTATTAGCTTCGTTGCCGGCCTTGTTTACGATTCTAGTGTTATTGCATCGCGCGTGGCGGGATCATTGCAGATGTAGAAGGCGATATGGCGCTGCGTGGCAAAGATATTGTAAGCGAGTGCCATCCGTTGTTCTTCCGaagattctttaaatataataggtTCTATTGTAGGTTTCGAATTCATTCGGATATTTTTAGGTACAAGTTGTATCTAGTAATCCGAAAACATTAAGGTTTGACAGTCTAGGAGgaataataatacatgttaCGGAATCTCTAATGTTAGTGGTTATTCTGACTTCTCAATTTAATAGgtattatagttaatatttgATCAAATTGAGTACAAGTAAATAGATCTTTTACGcatttaaactattaaaaatttaaatatctgaaTGAATTGCCAAATAGGCGTGTATGAATTATCTTAGTGGAATTTTggattattttattcgtagGTCTAATTAGTTAAGcttttagattattattattaacatatttagcGCAAATTACGACGTATTTTCATATTAGAAGTTGATATCTAAGTTAGAAGTATTGTTTCTTTCATCGAATGAcgtatttaagataataaattttacattatattgtataataattttaaatggtttttgtaattaaatggaTACAATATCTACTtatacattattgtttttgtggATCTCACTTGAAGACATTGAgatttttgttgtataaaatttatcgtaAGTTTTGCCATAATGAAACCACcgtagattaaatatatatttctgagTAAGCTCTCTAGTTTTAGCACTCGGTATAaaggaatattatattaaaccactgtatttaatatggtttattaaataggtaaattaattacttttagaCAGATTTATGTCTAGCGCTCAATGAAGTCTGTTACTCTAAATAGATGAACAAATTTAGTACCTAGGTATATGCAATACCTAGATTTCTATTACGAGTGACAGATAGGAAATAAAGTTTCGATTTTAGGTAGCATAAAGGCGTTTAAACTTTAACTATTGctcaaaattttatctaacgaaatacaagaaaatatcaTCGTGTAAGTTGATTTTATATGAGGATTTATTCATAAGGTTTCTTAACGTGTTACGAGTGcctcaaaataaaatgtaagataTATCGCTTAAGAAGCAAATTTTGTATCTTcaggtaataaaattaattctttataaaaaggatatattatgaaaatttactttaacttgatttatttttattatgaaataattaatggattatggaatttataaaaatttac
It encodes the following:
- the LOC119834027 gene encoding delta(14)-sterol reductase TM7SF2, with the translated sequence MSTRSGRVRSSIADSSPSRTRKVASPSRSPARNRKSSTERNTVRQSPSRKSPSRKPVSKYPARKSPSRTVKDKDAKEELIPKSPGKRPAISSNIEVKLEDFSAKFEIYRSTRSKRTEYSIKDISSTTQLIEQENINGTDSIDSTSDYGIRNRRSVENIVPRRSSRLKDFVENIPDIRRSLSKSVSKSISKSISKSIDTYSDDEISELAPIREKSSSVTRKLSTPVPSNLALTQFSNKFEFGGKVGSVLFLLVLPVTVLAILLACSKSCSHNVFLGLSQYKSVSTWFSAQSFNVVVGQYFLQASILFLPILGKRQIDDTGRRFCFNALFSCIVTLNVLFLLDYYKIIGGYVILDSYLQLGIISYFIAVLLSVILFIKSWKIDENSLNPYGKTGFALYDFFMGREIHPQVHRFNIKLWSYRVCNISTLVLLLLLFTHSFYIDDKDLENISLKNYQELIRIVHWKPTVLLFTMMQIIYTLNFIVKEYRVIYTFYWQYEGLGYMQLVGSALYPFYFTTISKYVVDSEMILQTNTLIAASVIFLLGFIVMLISNNIKYEFRKNPLQPSMAHLDSMPTFHGKKLLVSNLWGIVRHPNYTGDILIHIALALPGILSSRVLASLPALFTILVLLHRAWRDHCRCRRRYGAAWQRYCKRVPSVVLPKIL